In Salmo trutta chromosome 16, fSalTru1.1, whole genome shotgun sequence, a genomic segment contains:
- the LOC115150624 gene encoding uncharacterized protein LOC115150624, translating into MEKTEMAHAAQQPTLDDSQSELEEDDDDDGFVGGTGVQSDKGQSGMESEGVDEEDDDEEAGPAAQPKEKGKEDSFARMLSIWGTTKYISKWKMAHRRGYHINCLTDDPERKAMIMQHELDCKTSIPLPMVCMIEKETLQILQNIENDYKYKLGASHHLTKELHERIESLKCQVSSKVRHSEPAPEGGVLATLVGWGRALSAMLGWRSGASATKDENALPCKECPLETDDTK; encoded by the exons ATGGAGAAGACGGAGATGGCTCACGCTGCACAACAGCCCACCTTGGA TGACTCACAGAGCGAGttggaggaggatgatgatgatgatggctttGTTGGGGGGACCGGAGTGCAGTCAGACAAGGGACAGAGTGGCATGGAGTCAGAGGGTGTGGATGAAGAGGATGACGATGAAGAG GCAGGACCTGCAGCCCAACCCAAGGAGAAGGGTA AGGAGGATTCCTTTGCCCGGATGCTTTCTATCTGGGGCACCACCAAGTACATCAGCAAGTGGAAGATGGCCCATCGGAGAGGCTACCACATCAACTGCCTGACCGATGACCCCGAACGCAAGGCCATGATCATGCAGCATGAGCTGGACTGCAAAACCAGT ATTCCCCTCCCTATGGTGTGTATGATTGAGAAGGAGACCCTGCAGATTCTTCAAAATATTGAGAATG ATTACAAGTACAAGTTGGGCGCCAGCCACCATCTGACGAAAGAGCTCCATGAGCGTATTGAGAGCCTGAAGTGCCAGGTATCCTCCAAGGTTAGGCACAGTGAGCCGGCCCCAGAGGGAGGAGTGCTGGCGACCCTGGTGGGGTGGGGCAGGGCACTGTCTGCTATGCTGGGTTGGCGCAGTGGCGCCTCAGCTACTAAAGACGAGAATGCTCTACCCTGCAAGGAGTGTCCCCTTGAAACAGACGACACAAAATAA